Proteins from a genomic interval of Geodermatophilus obscurus DSM 43160:
- a CDS encoding LapA family protein: MTTPGSDPLRTSTGTPGTTTGPATAGPATTGGTARPERHPVRNAGRTLALALLLFVTVLLVLFVVYNTQTVEISLVFADVQAPLVLALVIAAALGGLLVGLAGLVLRARRRSS, from the coding sequence GTGACCACCCCCGGCTCCGACCCCCTGCGCACCTCGACCGGCACACCCGGGACGACCACGGGTCCGGCCACCGCCGGCCCGGCCACCACCGGCGGGACGGCGAGGCCCGAGCGTCACCCCGTCCGCAACGCCGGCCGGACGCTCGCCCTGGCGCTGCTGCTGTTCGTCACCGTGCTGCTGGTGCTGTTCGTCGTCTACAACACCCAGACCGTCGAGATCAGCCTGGTCTTCGCCGACGTGCAGGCCCCGCTGGTGCTGGCCCTGGTCATCGCCGCGGCGCTCGGCGGCCTGCTGGTCGGGCTGGCCGGCCTCGTGCTGCGGGCCCGCCGCCGCAGCAGCTGA